In the genome of Populus trichocarpa isolate Nisqually-1 chromosome 6, P.trichocarpa_v4.1, whole genome shotgun sequence, one region contains:
- the LOC18100079 gene encoding glucomannan 4-beta-mannosyltransferase 9, producing the protein MERLTSTQMIPDAFQGARDDVTMQFAMIWGQIKAPLIVPLLRLAVAICLIMSLMLFIERVYMGIVIVLVKLFGRKPDRRYKWEPMKDDVEAGNSTYPMVLVQIPMYNEREVYQLSIGAACGLSWPSDRIIIQVLDDSTDPTIKDMVELECQRWASKGINIKYEVRDSRNGYKSGALKEGMKRSYVKSCDYVAIFDADFQPEPDFLRRTIPFLVHNPELGLVQTRWKFVNADECLMTRMQEMSLDYHFTVEQEVGSSTYAFFGFNGTAGVWRIAALNEAGGWKDRTTVEDMDLAVRASLKGWEFLYLSSVKVKNELPSTLKAYRYQQHRWSCGPANLFRKMLMEIITNKKVTSWKKVHVIYSFFLVRKIVAHLVTFIFYCVVLPATVLVPEVEVPKWGAVYIPSIITILNAVGTPRSLHLLVFWILFENVMSLHRTKATFIGLLEAGRVNEWIVTEKLGDALKSKANKAAKKPRFRFGERLHLLELGTGAYLFFCGCYDVVFGKNHYFIYLYAQAIAFFIVGLGCVGTIVPRS; encoded by the exons ATGGAGAGGCTAACCTCAACACAAATGATTCCTGATGCATTTCAAGGTGCTAGAGATGACGTAACAATGCAATTTGCTATGATTTGGGGCCAGATCAAAGCACCATTGATAGTTCCTCTACTAAGGCTCGCGGTTGCCATTTGTTTGATCATGTCTTTGATGTTGTTCATTGAAAGGGTTTACATGGGCATCGTTATCGTGTTAGTTAAGCTTTTTGGTCGGAAACCAGATAGGCGATACAAATGGGAGCCGATGAAAGATGATGTTGAGGCGGGGAACTCAACTTATCCCATGGTTCTGGTTCAAATCCCAATGTACAACGAACGAGAG GTTTATCAGCTTTCAATTGGAGCTGCATGTGGTCTCTCTTGGCCCTCAGACCGAATCATAATTCAAGTCCTCGATGATTCAACAGACCCAACAATCAAG GACATGGTGGAGCTGGAGTGTCAGAGATGGGCGAGCAAAGGGATAAACATAAAGTATGAGGTTAGAGATAGCAGAAATGGTTATAAATCAGGGGCATTGAAAGAAGGCATGAAACGAAGCTACGTGAAGAGTTGCGATTACGTTGCCATTTTTGACGCAGATTTCCAGCCTGAGCCTGATTTTTTACGGCGCACCATTCCCTTTCTAGTCCACAATCCAGAATTGGGTTTGGTCCAGACTCGTTGGAAATTCG TGAATGCTGATGAGTGCTTGATGACAAGAATGCAAGAAATGTCACTGGATTACCATTTTACAGTTGAACAGGAAGTGGGCTCCTCCACGTATGCCTTCTTCGGCTTCAATG GAACGGCAGGTGTATGGAGAATTGCTGCGCTTAATGAAGCTGGGGGGTGGAAGGACAGGACCACGGTGGAGGACATGGACCTAGCAGTCCGAGCTAGTCTCAAAGGCTGGGAATTCCTGTACCTTAGCAGTGTAAAG GTGAAAAATGAATTGCCCAGTACATTGAAAGCATATCGCTATCAACAGCACCGGTGGTCTTGTGGTCCTGCTAACCTTTTCAGAAAAATGTTAATGGAAATTATAACAAACAAG AAAGTGACATCGTGGAAGAAAGTGCACGTAATCTACAGCTTCTTCTTGGTTAGGAAGATCGTAGCTCACCTTGTTACATTTATCTTTTACTGTGTTGTGTTGCCGGCTACTGTTTTGGTGCCTGAAGTCGAGGTCCCTAAGTGGGGAGCTGTTTATATCCCTTCCATCATTACCATTCTAAATGCAGTTGGAACCCCAAG ATCCCTCCACTTACTGGTTTTCTGGATCCTCTTTGAGAATGTCATGTCACTGCATCGCACTAAGGCTACCTTCATTGGCCTGCTAGAGGCTGGTAGAGTGAATGAGTGGATTGTCACTGAGAAACTAGGGGATGCTCTCAAGAGTAAAGCTAACAAAGCCGCCAAGAAACCCCGATTTAGATTTGGAGAAAG GCTCCATTTATTAGAGCTCGGGACTGGAGCTTACCTCTTCTTCTGCGGTTGCTATGATGTTGTCTTTGGGAAAAACCACTACTTCATATACCTTTATGCGCAAGCAATCGCCTTCTTTATCGTGGGGCTCGGCTGTGTCGGCACCATTGTTCCCCGCTCTTAG